A genomic region of Ensifer sp. PDNC004 contains the following coding sequences:
- a CDS encoding DUF2127 domain-containing protein: protein MTAYTISIVLPGGEVILNEQRLHQIFQLSILAKGVHALAECVGGVALWLVPNDAITRLARSITHLELIEDPRDFLATHLLTFAQNFSVETRHFYAFYLVSHGVVKLFLVAALLRNKLWAYPASLVVMALFSVYQLYRFSYTHSWGLIALTVFDVIVIWLIWHEYKLVMRRRPAT, encoded by the coding sequence ATGACCGCCTATACCATCTCTATTGTACTTCCAGGCGGTGAGGTGATTTTGAACGAGCAGCGACTACACCAGATCTTCCAACTCAGCATCCTCGCCAAAGGCGTCCACGCGCTGGCAGAATGTGTCGGCGGTGTCGCGCTGTGGCTGGTCCCGAACGACGCCATCACCAGGCTTGCAAGGTCGATCACGCATCTGGAACTGATCGAGGACCCGAGGGATTTTCTCGCCACGCATCTCCTGACCTTTGCGCAGAACTTCTCGGTCGAAACGCGACATTTCTACGCCTTCTACCTGGTCAGTCATGGCGTCGTGAAGCTGTTCCTTGTCGCAGCCCTCCTGCGAAACAAACTATGGGCCTACCCAGCGTCACTGGTGGTAATGGCACTGTTCAGTGTCTACCAGCTTTACCGCTTTAGCTACACGCACAGCTGGGGCCTGATCGCGCTGACAGTGTTTGATGTCATCGTCATTTGGCTCATCTGGCATGAGTACAAACTGGTCATGCGCCGACGTCCGGCGACTTGA
- a CDS encoding branched-chain amino acid ABC transporter permease, which produces MDMFLQQLVNALSLGGTYALLALGLAVVFSIMGLINFAHGELMTAAGYGLCFALLLGLPFPLAVCAALLIAIVLAMLMERIAFRPVRGASGTTLLLTSFAVSAILRVIFQNFISARPKPVPMPESFSGTIEIGGLHLGLIQGTSILVTIIMLVGLNLFLRTTVLGRAMRAASEDFAIVRLMGIRANAVVATAFAISGLLAGVAGILWVAQRGSVDPLMGFLPVLKAFIAAIIGGLGSLSGAVAGGFLLGFIEVFLQAYLPESLLSYRDAFTILLVIGVLLFAPQGLLAKKTIVKL; this is translated from the coding sequence ATGGACATGTTCCTGCAGCAGCTCGTCAATGCGCTCAGCCTCGGCGGCACCTATGCGCTTCTGGCGCTTGGTCTTGCGGTCGTCTTCTCGATCATGGGGCTCATCAATTTCGCCCATGGCGAACTGATGACGGCGGCCGGCTACGGCCTCTGCTTTGCGCTGTTGCTGGGCCTGCCGTTCCCGCTCGCCGTCTGCGCTGCCCTTTTGATCGCGATCGTGCTCGCCATGCTGATGGAGCGCATCGCGTTTAGGCCCGTGCGCGGCGCCAGCGGCACGACGCTTCTGCTGACGAGTTTCGCCGTCAGCGCCATCCTGCGGGTGATCTTCCAGAACTTCATTTCCGCCCGGCCGAAGCCGGTACCGATGCCCGAGAGCTTTTCCGGCACGATCGAGATCGGCGGCCTGCATCTCGGCCTTATCCAGGGGACTTCGATCCTCGTCACGATCATCATGCTGGTCGGTCTCAACCTCTTCCTTCGCACGACCGTGCTCGGCCGTGCCATGCGCGCGGCTTCCGAAGATTTCGCCATCGTTCGGCTGATGGGCATTCGCGCCAATGCGGTGGTCGCCACCGCCTTTGCGATCTCAGGCCTGCTTGCCGGTGTCGCCGGCATCCTCTGGGTGGCCCAGCGCGGCAGTGTCGATCCTCTGATGGGCTTCCTGCCGGTGCTGAAAGCCTTCATCGCCGCAATTATCGGCGGGCTCGGCAGCCTCTCCGGCGCTGTCGCCGGCGGCTTTCTGCTCGGCTTTATCGAAGTCTTCTTGCAAGCCTATCTGCCGGAAAGCCTGCTCAGCTACCGTGATGCCTTCACCATCCTGCTCGTCATCGGGGTGCTGCTATTCGCCCCGCAGGGGCTGCTTGCGAAAAAGACCATCGTCAAGCTTTGA
- a CDS encoding ATP-binding cassette domain-containing protein: protein MVRVRRETVVGILVTSLPLLAAAAIASLFFPGSGERLVTLYMINVIAVLGIGIYAGNSGIVSFGHVGFMAIGAYASGLLTLNPIIQKTALPHLPEWLAGIGMPFVPALAIALVVVALVAVLIGIPVARLGGSSASIATLGFLVIVHVVLVASTDFTRGSQTFFGIPRAVNLWVAVPFAIAAVVVARLYRDSSSGLKLRASREDEIASTAVGVNVKLHRFFAWVLGAVLAGAAGALLAHFLGAFSPKDFYFNLTFMLLAMLILGGITTVSGAVGGAAVIMLIVELLRKLEGGVDLGFLKLPTVFGLTDIGIGVAILVVMYRLQDGLFGVRELDERFGWFKRSTTKEALPLKGTVAAASSSAGQGTLRVENLGKKFAGLVALENANFEIKPGLVTGLIGPNGAGKSTLINSVSGVVPPSTGRVLIDGQDVASLAVHAVPTAGLARTFQNIRLFKNLTVIENVTVAASALKAGGEDPAARALTVLSEVGLAEFADRLAGTLSYGAQRRLEIARALALKPRYLLLDEPAAGMNPAETEELMHVLDRIRTKYRLGLLVVEHDLKLIMRLCDVVVVLNKGQQIAIGTPAEIQANPDVIEAYIGRRRSAAQARSEPVGTPALPSGAPGLHKPA, encoded by the coding sequence ATGGTGCGCGTCAGGCGAGAAACCGTCGTTGGTATCCTTGTAACGTCGCTGCCGCTTCTGGCCGCTGCCGCCATCGCCTCGTTGTTCTTTCCAGGCAGCGGCGAGCGCTTGGTGACGCTCTACATGATCAACGTGATCGCCGTGCTCGGCATCGGCATATATGCCGGCAATTCCGGTATCGTTTCCTTCGGCCATGTCGGCTTCATGGCGATCGGCGCCTATGCGTCGGGCCTGTTGACGCTCAATCCGATCATTCAGAAAACGGCGCTGCCACATCTGCCGGAATGGCTGGCGGGGATCGGCATGCCCTTCGTTCCTGCACTTGCGATTGCCCTTGTCGTGGTTGCGCTCGTCGCGGTGCTGATCGGCATTCCCGTTGCGCGCCTGGGCGGCTCATCCGCTTCGATCGCGACCCTTGGTTTCCTTGTAATCGTGCATGTCGTGCTCGTCGCCTCGACCGATTTCACCCGCGGAAGCCAGACCTTTTTTGGCATTCCGCGCGCGGTCAATCTATGGGTGGCGGTGCCCTTCGCTATCGCCGCCGTTGTGGTCGCGCGTCTCTATCGGGATTCGAGTTCGGGCCTGAAGCTTCGGGCGTCCCGCGAGGACGAGATCGCCTCGACCGCCGTCGGCGTCAATGTCAAGCTGCACCGCTTCTTCGCCTGGGTTCTCGGTGCGGTGCTTGCCGGTGCTGCCGGTGCCTTGCTGGCCCATTTCCTCGGCGCCTTTTCGCCCAAGGACTTCTACTTCAACCTGACCTTCATGCTTTTGGCCATGCTGATCCTCGGCGGCATCACCACGGTTTCCGGTGCCGTTGGCGGCGCTGCCGTGATCATGCTGATCGTCGAGCTCCTGCGAAAGCTCGAGGGTGGCGTCGATCTCGGTTTCCTCAAGCTGCCGACCGTCTTCGGCCTCACCGATATCGGCATCGGCGTGGCTATCCTCGTCGTAATGTACCGCCTGCAGGATGGGCTGTTCGGTGTGCGCGAGCTCGACGAGCGCTTCGGCTGGTTCAAGCGCTCCACGACGAAGGAGGCTCTACCGCTGAAGGGCACGGTTGCCGCCGCTAGCTCTTCGGCCGGCCAAGGCACGCTTCGGGTCGAAAATCTCGGAAAGAAATTTGCAGGGCTCGTTGCGCTCGAAAACGCCAACTTCGAGATCAAGCCCGGTCTCGTCACCGGCCTCATCGGCCCCAACGGCGCCGGCAAGTCGACGCTGATCAACAGCGTGTCCGGTGTCGTGCCGCCGTCGACGGGACGCGTGCTCATCGACGGTCAGGACGTGGCGTCGCTTGCCGTTCACGCTGTTCCGACCGCAGGCCTTGCCCGCACCTTCCAGAACATCCGTCTCTTCAAGAACCTGACGGTCATCGAAAACGTCACGGTCGCGGCGAGCGCCCTCAAGGCGGGCGGCGAGGATCCGGCGGCCCGTGCCTTGACGGTGCTTTCGGAAGTGGGCCTTGCGGAATTTGCCGACCGGCTGGCCGGCACGCTTTCCTACGGCGCGCAGCGGCGGCTTGAAATCGCCCGCGCGCTGGCGCTCAAACCGCGTTACCTGCTGCTCGACGAGCCGGCCGCCGGCATGAACCCGGCCGAGACCGAGGAATTGATGCATGTGCTCGACCGCATCCGCACGAAATACCGCCTCGGCCTGCTCGTCGTCGAGCACGACCTGAAGCTGATCATGCGGCTCTGCGACGTCGTCGTCGTCCTCAACAAGGGCCAGCAGATCGCCATCGGCACGCCGGCGGAAATCCAGGCGAACCCCGATGTCATCGAGGCCTATATCGGCCGCCGCCGCTCAGCGGCGCAGGCGCGCAGCGAGCCCGTCGGTACCCCCGCTCTGCCGTCCGGCGCGCCGGGCCTGCATAAACCCGCATAA
- a CDS encoding isochorismatase family cysteine hydrolase produces MSAVTVRVGDDLLRRDSAYEADRTSVLFVDMQRIWCEPNLDPTHPQDADSYYHQRLRQTVIPNQVRILEAARKAGCEVLHTIIESLTLDGRDRSLDHKLSDMHVPKGSPEGQVIPELAPIDNEIVLPKTSSGVFNSTNIDYILRNLNTRYLIIAGVITDQCVDMAVRDAADRGYLVTVVSDACATYSEQRHDAALRAYSGYCWTTDTDTVVSRLNGLRQA; encoded by the coding sequence ATGAGTGCAGTCACTGTAAGGGTTGGCGACGATCTCTTGAGGCGCGACAGCGCCTATGAGGCGGACCGCACGTCCGTTCTGTTCGTCGACATGCAGCGCATCTGGTGCGAGCCCAACCTCGACCCGACCCACCCGCAGGACGCCGACAGCTATTATCACCAGCGCCTGCGCCAGACCGTGATCCCCAATCAGGTGCGCATTCTGGAGGCGGCGCGCAAGGCCGGCTGCGAAGTGCTGCACACGATCATCGAGAGCCTGACGCTCGACGGCCGCGACCGTTCGCTCGATCACAAGCTCTCCGACATGCACGTGCCGAAGGGATCACCCGAGGGGCAGGTCATTCCGGAACTCGCGCCGATCGACAACGAGATCGTGCTGCCGAAGACCTCGTCGGGCGTCTTCAACTCGACCAACATCGACTACATCCTGCGCAATCTCAACACCCGCTATCTGATCATCGCGGGCGTCATCACCGACCAATGCGTCGACATGGCCGTGCGCGATGCCGCCGACCGCGGCTATCTCGTCACCGTCGTCAGCGACGCCTGCGCCACCTACAGCGAGCAGCGCCATGACGCGGCCCTTCGCGCCTATTCGGGCTACTGCTGGACAACCGACACCGACACCGTCGTCAGCCGCCTGAACGGCCTGCGCCAGGCCTGA
- a CDS encoding N-formylglutamate amidohydrolase — protein sequence MTSTTAIKSPEQGARHDPSAPLLSIDELPPYAVFNPDGTSPILLLCEHASNRMPRALSDMGLPLHERQRHIAWDIGAMALAQHLSLSLDAPLFFTNYSRLVIDCNRPLSAPSMIPEVSETTEIPANRSLSDEERQQRIDTLFTPFANAVSRRLDRLEGEGKRPFVVGIHSFTPVYFGKPRPWQAGILYRDAVDFAGALIRELASERELTIGDNEPYNIHPDEDYTVPVHADARGLPGVLVEVRHDLIDTHAGVAAWGERLTRCLKASIGEVR from the coding sequence ATGACCTCGACAACGGCCATCAAGAGCCCCGAACAGGGCGCGCGACACGACCCAAGCGCGCCGCTGCTTTCGATCGACGAACTGCCGCCCTACGCGGTCTTCAATCCGGACGGCACCTCGCCGATCCTGCTTTTGTGCGAACACGCCTCCAACCGGATGCCGCGCGCGCTCAGCGATATGGGGCTGCCGTTGCACGAGCGCCAGCGCCACATCGCCTGGGATATCGGCGCCATGGCGCTGGCCCAGCATTTGAGCCTCAGCCTCGATGCGCCTTTGTTCTTCACCAACTATTCGCGGCTGGTGATCGACTGCAACCGGCCGCTTTCCGCACCCTCGATGATCCCCGAGGTCAGCGAGACGACGGAAATTCCCGCCAACCGAAGCTTAAGCGACGAAGAGCGGCAGCAGCGGATAGACACGCTGTTCACGCCTTTTGCCAACGCCGTCAGCCGCCGTCTTGACCGGCTTGAAGGCGAAGGCAAGCGGCCCTTCGTCGTCGGCATCCACAGCTTCACGCCCGTCTATTTCGGCAAGCCACGCCCCTGGCAGGCGGGCATTCTCTATCGCGACGCGGTCGATTTCGCCGGCGCGCTGATCCGTGAACTGGCGAGCGAACGCGAACTGACGATCGGCGACAACGAGCCCTACAACATCCACCCGGACGAGGATTACACCGTGCCGGTCCATGCCGATGCGCGCGGGCTTCCGGGCGTTCTGGTCGAGGTGCGCCACGATCTGATCGACACGCATGCGGGCGTCGCCGCCTGGGGCGAACGCCTGACCCGCTGTCTGAAAGCCAGCATCGGGGAAGTCCGGTGA
- a CDS encoding glutamine synthetase family protein → MTETNNGKAAELTELATFVTTDIAGITRGRSFAASEIDSYLRKGVGWVPANLALTPFDMIAENNPWGSAGDLRLMADPASKARVTCLPDETPLHFYHADITDLQGNAWDCCVRSFLKQTLKEYEQVGLKVISAVEQEFQLLGVDWPDAPSFGLRAQRRAEPFGSLLMTALQEAGAEPEMFLPEYGKDQFEITCRPADALTAADRGATIRAITKEVAALFGWNASFAPKTVSNGVGNGVHLHVSFTDLDGNPVTFDAARPGRLSKIAGAFAAGVIKHLPALTAFTAPSVLSYMRLVPHHWSAAYTCLGEKNREATLRICPTLDLPGSNPAKQFNMEYRAADACASPHLSLAVLLKAGLEGIRAGLEQPPLINSDPSDFSAAEQEKLGIRRLPASLPEALDTLAVDTVVTGWFSQDFLACYMAMKRKEIDIVDGLSPDELCARYAAVY, encoded by the coding sequence ATGACTGAAACCAACAACGGCAAGGCGGCAGAACTGACCGAACTCGCCACCTTCGTCACGACAGACATCGCCGGCATCACCCGCGGCCGCAGCTTTGCCGCGAGCGAGATCGACAGCTACCTGCGCAAGGGGGTCGGCTGGGTGCCGGCCAATCTGGCGCTGACGCCCTTCGACATGATCGCCGAAAACAACCCCTGGGGCTCGGCCGGCGACCTGCGGCTGATGGCGGATCCCGCCAGCAAGGCGCGCGTCACCTGCCTGCCAGACGAGACGCCGCTGCATTTCTATCACGCCGACATCACCGACCTCCAGGGCAATGCCTGGGACTGCTGCGTGCGCAGCTTCCTGAAACAGACGCTGAAGGAATACGAACAAGTCGGCCTCAAAGTCATTTCAGCCGTCGAGCAGGAGTTCCAGTTACTCGGCGTCGACTGGCCGGATGCGCCGTCCTTCGGCCTGCGCGCCCAGCGCCGTGCCGAACCCTTCGGGTCTCTGCTGATGACCGCTTTGCAGGAAGCCGGCGCCGAGCCGGAAATGTTCCTGCCGGAATACGGCAAGGACCAGTTCGAAATCACCTGCCGTCCCGCCGACGCGCTGACCGCCGCTGATCGCGGCGCTACCATCCGTGCAATCACCAAGGAAGTCGCCGCCCTCTTCGGCTGGAATGCGAGTTTTGCCCCGAAGACGGTCTCGAATGGCGTCGGCAACGGCGTGCACCTGCATGTGAGCTTCACCGATCTCGACGGCAATCCGGTGACCTTCGACGCGGCGCGTCCTGGCAGGCTCTCCAAGATCGCCGGTGCCTTTGCCGCCGGCGTCATCAAGCATCTGCCGGCGCTGACCGCCTTTACCGCTCCATCGGTGCTTTCCTACATGCGGCTCGTGCCCCACCATTGGAGTGCGGCCTATACCTGCCTCGGTGAAAAGAACCGCGAAGCGACGCTGCGGATCTGCCCGACGCTGGACCTGCCCGGCAGCAATCCGGCCAAGCAGTTCAACATGGAGTATCGGGCGGCCGACGCCTGCGCCAGCCCCCACCTTTCGCTGGCTGTCCTCTTGAAGGCCGGGCTCGAAGGCATCAGGGCCGGGCTCGAGCAGCCGCCCCTGATCAATTCGGACCCGTCCGATTTCTCGGCGGCAGAGCAGGAGAAGCTCGGCATCCGTCGCCTGCCCGCAAGCCTGCCGGAAGCGCTGGACACACTCGCCGTCGATACTGTCGTCACCGGCTGGTTCTCGCAAGACTTCCTTGCCTGCTACATGGCGATGAAGCGCAAGGAGATCGACATCGTCGACGGGCTCTCGCCGGACGAACTCTGCGCCCGCTATGCGGCGGTCTACTGA
- a CDS encoding MurR/RpiR family transcriptional regulator produces MAIRDRLTDGAITFTRSELKIVRQLLSNYPAAGLNTVAHLAAAAGVSNPTVVRFANTLGFEGYPEFQKALLSEVQERMSSPLSMLDARRPSLEQENFYQYFLRASIHALESSMQMLPSEDFEAAADAAADMSARIHCLGGRFSGFLAGLLWSHMKQLRGDTRWINGSQADQVDQLVDLGKRDVLFVYDYRRYQNDTIRFARQAAAQGARIVLFTDRWLSPIAEFATVTLTAPVDTVSPYDTMVPALAQTEAVIAALTARLATQSRGRIERMEELRRGYAITEDAFNPAVDDDR; encoded by the coding sequence GTGGCAATCCGGGACCGACTGACAGACGGCGCCATTACCTTCACGCGCTCTGAACTGAAGATCGTCAGGCAGCTTCTGTCGAATTATCCGGCAGCGGGGCTGAACACGGTTGCGCATCTTGCGGCGGCGGCCGGCGTCAGCAATCCGACCGTCGTGCGCTTTGCCAACACACTGGGCTTCGAGGGTTATCCCGAGTTCCAGAAGGCGCTGCTCAGCGAAGTCCAGGAGCGGATGAGCTCGCCGCTCTCCATGCTCGACGCGCGGCGCCCGTCACTGGAGCAGGAGAACTTCTACCAGTACTTCCTGCGCGCCAGCATCCATGCGCTGGAATCCTCGATGCAGATGCTGCCTTCGGAAGACTTCGAGGCAGCCGCGGACGCGGCCGCCGACATGAGCGCCCGCATCCACTGCCTCGGCGGCCGGTTCAGCGGTTTTCTCGCCGGCCTGCTCTGGTCGCACATGAAGCAGCTGAGGGGTGACACCCGCTGGATCAACGGCAGCCAGGCCGACCAGGTCGACCAGCTTGTCGATCTCGGCAAGCGCGACGTGCTCTTCGTCTATGACTATCGCCGCTACCAGAACGACACGATCCGCTTTGCCCGGCAGGCCGCCGCGCAAGGTGCCCGCATCGTGCTCTTTACCGACCGGTGGCTTTCGCCGATCGCCGAATTCGCGACCGTGACGCTGACCGCCCCCGTCGACACGGTCTCGCCCTACGACACGATGGTGCCGGCATTGGCGCAGACGGAAGCGGTGATCGCAGCGCTCACCGCCCGCCTTGCCACCCAGTCGCGCGGCCGCATCGAGCGCATGGAAGAGCTGCGCCGCGGCTATGCCATCACCGAGGACGCCTTCAATCCGGCCGTCGACGACGACCGCTGA
- a CDS encoding ABC transporter substrate-binding protein: MKKNVTALCLTTMLGGFALSALPAFAEDLVIGLATAQTGGLAPYDQPSLKGLEMAVEEINAAGGAAGKFPIKLVAKDTRSDAAQTALVAQELVDEGVKIVITPCDADPSIAAGQVTQAAQIPAFSFCATTPTMPLAVGDYMFGNYPADNVQASVLATYAAEKGYKKAYILKSPDSAYTLKLPEYFGVAFKAKGGELLGEGTYSMGQQDFGAEVTKIKAMNPAPDVIMTAAYEPDFPAFIRQLRGAGVTTPILGSDGIDSPTTFGLGATVDGVVFTTAGFASEGSPLADFNVKYKEKYGQVPDTVYIANGYDLGKVIDAAVTEANSIDPVAIRNAIASLENVQGVTGPISYAGTQGMPMRSVSLVQIEGGNRHLISQGVPAAADVPAP, encoded by the coding sequence ATGAAGAAGAACGTCACGGCCCTGTGCCTCACCACCATGCTCGGCGGTTTTGCCCTGTCGGCATTGCCGGCATTCGCAGAAGATCTGGTCATCGGCCTTGCGACCGCCCAGACCGGCGGTCTTGCGCCCTATGACCAGCCGTCGCTGAAGGGCCTGGAAATGGCCGTCGAGGAAATCAACGCGGCCGGTGGTGCCGCCGGCAAATTCCCGATCAAGCTCGTCGCCAAGGATACGCGCTCGGATGCGGCGCAAACCGCGCTGGTGGCGCAGGAGCTGGTCGACGAAGGCGTCAAGATCGTGATCACGCCGTGCGACGCCGATCCGTCGATCGCCGCCGGCCAGGTGACCCAGGCCGCCCAGATCCCGGCCTTCTCCTTCTGCGCCACGACGCCGACGATGCCGCTTGCGGTTGGCGACTACATGTTCGGCAACTATCCCGCCGACAACGTCCAGGCTTCGGTGCTTGCGACCTATGCGGCCGAGAAGGGCTACAAGAAGGCCTATATCCTGAAGTCGCCCGACAGCGCCTATACGCTGAAGCTGCCGGAATATTTCGGGGTCGCCTTCAAGGCCAAGGGCGGCGAGCTCCTGGGCGAAGGCACCTACAGCATGGGCCAGCAGGACTTCGGCGCCGAGGTCACCAAGATCAAGGCGATGAACCCGGCGCCCGACGTTATCATGACGGCGGCCTACGAGCCGGATTTCCCGGCCTTCATCCGTCAGCTGCGCGGCGCCGGCGTGACCACGCCGATCCTCGGCAGTGACGGCATCGATTCGCCCACCACCTTCGGCCTTGGTGCGACCGTCGACGGCGTCGTCTTCACCACCGCCGGCTTTGCCAGCGAAGGCAGCCCGCTCGCTGACTTCAACGTGAAGTACAAGGAAAAATATGGCCAGGTGCCGGACACGGTCTATATCGCCAACGGCTACGACCTCGGCAAGGTGATCGACGCGGCGGTGACGGAAGCAAACAGCATCGATCCGGTCGCCATCCGCAATGCGATTGCCTCGCTCGAAAACGTCCAGGGCGTCACCGGACCGATCAGCTATGCCGGCACGCAAGGCATGCCGATGCGCTCGGTATCACTGGTACAGATCGAAGGCGGCAATCGCCATCTGATCAGCCAGGGTGTTCCGGCGGCCGCCGACGTTCCGGCCCCCTGA
- a CDS encoding fatty acid desaturase, which yields MKNTRVSPLSDHGAAATVDREKAWLKILSTYRQPHIGRSTFELAVTFVPFVLLWVAAWACMHFGYWLGVVLIVPVAAGFLLRLFMLQHDCGHGSFFGRRRLDDWTGRVISVLTLTPYDYWRRAHAVHHASAGNLDERGVGDIATLTVAEYESLPRRGRLAYRLYRHPLVMFGIGPAWLFLFKQRLPFGMMRAGPRPWISTMATNVAIAALAGILIWAVGVAPFLLIHLPIVLLAGAAGVWLFYVQHQFEDTHWSRPPEWTFQYAAMHGASHYDLPQPLRWITGNIGMHHLHHLSSRVPFYRLPEVIRDHPELGDMGRITIRQSLRLVKLVLWDEASHRLVSFREANARQAAAGSAVPTPA from the coding sequence TTGAAGAATACCAGAGTCAGCCCGCTTTCCGACCACGGCGCCGCAGCAACCGTCGATCGTGAAAAAGCCTGGCTGAAGATCCTGTCCACCTATCGACAGCCGCATATCGGCCGCAGCACGTTCGAGCTGGCGGTGACCTTTGTGCCATTCGTTCTGCTGTGGGTAGCGGCTTGGGCCTGCATGCACTTCGGGTACTGGCTCGGCGTGGTGCTAATCGTCCCTGTTGCGGCGGGTTTCCTCCTGCGCCTGTTCATGCTTCAACATGACTGCGGCCATGGTTCGTTCTTCGGGCGCCGCCGCCTGGATGACTGGACGGGCCGAGTGATCAGCGTGCTGACACTGACACCCTATGACTACTGGCGCCGCGCCCACGCCGTCCACCACGCTTCGGCAGGCAACCTCGACGAACGGGGTGTCGGTGACATTGCCACACTCACCGTTGCCGAATACGAGTCGCTCCCGCGCAGAGGGCGGCTTGCTTACCGCCTCTACCGACATCCGCTCGTTATGTTCGGCATCGGTCCCGCATGGCTCTTTCTGTTCAAGCAGCGCTTACCGTTCGGAATGATGCGCGCAGGTCCCCGGCCGTGGATTTCCACCATGGCAACGAACGTGGCCATCGCCGCACTCGCGGGCATACTTATCTGGGCAGTGGGTGTCGCACCGTTTCTGCTGATCCATCTGCCGATTGTGCTTCTTGCTGGCGCAGCAGGCGTTTGGCTGTTTTACGTCCAGCACCAGTTTGAAGACACGCACTGGTCGAGGCCCCCCGAATGGACGTTCCAATACGCGGCCATGCATGGCGCCTCGCACTATGATCTGCCGCAGCCCTTGCGCTGGATCACCGGCAATATCGGCATGCACCATCTCCACCACCTGTCGAGCCGCGTTCCCTTCTATAGACTTCCTGAGGTCATCCGCGATCATCCCGAGCTGGGAGATATGGGCCGCATCACCATCCGGCAGAGCCTGCGCCTGGTGAAGCTCGTCCTTTGGGACGAAGCCTCGCACCGGCTGGTATCATTTCGAGAAGCAAACGCACGCCAAGCTGCAGCAGGATCCGCTGTGCCGACGCCTGCCTGA
- a CDS encoding ABC transporter ATP-binding protein: protein MMMSEIPVPKPLLEVSGLKVAYGAVEALKGVDLVVGKGQIVTLLGANGAGKSSTLNSLVGLAGKKAGRVTFNGQDISGLPPEQIVRLGMTLTPEGRRIFPSLTVDEHLLLGGAMHKARGVISDVREDMLSRFPILKERLTQKAGSLSGGEQQMLAIARSMMSSPDLLLLDEPSLGLAPQVVDLIFDLIAGLRQKGLTILLVEQNVSLSLEIADAGYVMANGRIVLSGTAAELRNSTEIQGAYLGA, encoded by the coding sequence ATGATGATGAGTGAAATTCCCGTTCCGAAGCCGCTTTTGGAAGTGAGCGGTCTCAAGGTCGCCTATGGCGCGGTCGAGGCGCTGAAGGGCGTCGACCTCGTGGTTGGCAAGGGGCAGATCGTGACGTTGCTCGGCGCCAATGGCGCCGGCAAGAGCTCGACCTTGAATTCGCTTGTCGGGCTGGCGGGGAAGAAGGCGGGACGCGTCACGTTCAATGGCCAGGATATATCGGGCCTGCCTCCGGAACAGATCGTCCGCCTCGGCATGACGCTGACGCCGGAGGGGCGGCGGATCTTTCCGAGCCTGACCGTCGACGAACACCTGCTTCTCGGCGGCGCCATGCACAAGGCGCGGGGCGTGATCTCCGACGTACGCGAGGACATGCTGTCGCGCTTCCCGATCCTGAAGGAACGGCTGACACAGAAGGCCGGCTCGCTCTCCGGAGGCGAACAGCAGATGCTGGCGATCGCCCGCTCGATGATGTCGTCGCCGGACTTGTTGTTGCTCGACGAACCGTCGCTCGGCCTTGCGCCGCAGGTGGTGGACCTGATCTTCGACCTGATCGCCGGGCTGAGACAAAAGGGTCTGACGATCCTCCTAGTCGAGCAGAACGTCTCGCTGTCGCTCGAGATCGCCGACGCGGGCTACGTCATGGCCAATGGCCGGATCGTGCTTTCGGGCACGGCCGCGGAACTGCGCAATTCAACCGAAATCCAGGGCGCCTATCTCGGCGCCTGA